A genomic window from Streptomyces sp. NBC_00234 includes:
- a CDS encoding helix-turn-helix domain-containing protein, whose translation MTEATDLAARAGDRDPRVGLRAVAALRRLLEQLEDVQVRSARAQGWSWQEIAAELGVSRQAVHKKHGRL comes from the coding sequence ATGACCGAAGCAACGGATCTCGCCGCGCGCGCCGGTGACCGTGACCCGCGTGTCGGGCTGCGGGCCGTCGCCGCGCTGCGGAGGCTGCTGGAGCAGCTCGAAGACGTCCAGGTGAGAAGTGCCCGCGCGCAGGGCTGGTCGTGGCAGGAGATCGCGGCCGAGCTCGGCGTGAGCCGGCAGGCCGTCCACAAGAAGCACGGGAGGCTTTGA
- a CDS encoding zinc-binding dehydrogenase, with protein MFAAYAARIDRDQPLNGLELGERPAPAARPGWTTVNVRAASLNHHDLWSLRGVGLAEDKLPMILGCDAAGIDQDGNEVVLHSVIGQTGHGVGANEPRSILTERYQGTFAEQVSVPSWNVLAKPKELSFEEAACLPTAWLTAYRMLFTNAGVRPGDSVLVQGAGGGVATAAIVLGKAAGLRVYATSRDEAKRKRAVELGAVEAFESGARLPHRVDAVIETVGAATWSHSVKSLRPGGTLVISGATSGDRPAHAELTRIFFLELKVVGSTMGSKEELESLLAFCAATGVRPVIDEVLPLDRAREGFERLASGDQFGKIVLTSS; from the coding sequence ATGTTCGCCGCCTATGCCGCACGTATCGACCGCGACCAGCCCCTCAACGGACTCGAGCTGGGTGAACGCCCCGCGCCCGCGGCGCGTCCCGGCTGGACCACCGTCAATGTCAGGGCCGCGTCCCTCAATCACCACGACCTCTGGTCCCTGCGGGGCGTGGGCCTCGCCGAGGACAAGCTGCCGATGATCCTCGGCTGCGACGCCGCGGGAATCGACCAGGACGGCAACGAGGTCGTCCTGCACTCCGTGATCGGCCAGACGGGCCACGGAGTCGGCGCGAACGAGCCGCGCTCCATCCTCACCGAGCGGTATCAGGGCACGTTCGCCGAGCAGGTCTCCGTCCCGTCGTGGAACGTCCTGGCGAAGCCCAAGGAGCTCTCCTTCGAGGAGGCGGCCTGCCTGCCGACGGCCTGGCTCACCGCGTACCGCATGCTCTTCACCAACGCCGGGGTGCGTCCTGGTGACTCCGTACTCGTCCAGGGCGCGGGCGGGGGCGTCGCCACCGCCGCGATCGTGCTCGGGAAGGCGGCCGGGCTGCGCGTCTACGCCACCAGCCGCGACGAGGCCAAGCGCAAGCGGGCCGTCGAACTCGGGGCCGTCGAGGCGTTCGAGTCGGGCGCCCGTCTCCCGCACCGTGTCGACGCCGTCATCGAGACGGTGGGTGCGGCGACGTGGTCGCACTCGGTGAAGTCGCTGCGGCCCGGCGGCACCCTGGTCATCTCCGGTGCCACCAGCGGTGACCGTCCCGCGCACGCCGAGCTCACCCGGATCTTCTTCCTGGAGCTGAAGGTCGTCGGTTCGACGATGGGCTCGAAGGAGGAGCTGGAGAGTCTGCTGGCGTTCTGCGCGGCCACCGGTGTGCGCCCCGTGATCGACGAGGTGCTGCCACTGGACCGGGCCCGCGAGGGGTTCGAACGGCTCGCCTCCGGCGACCAGTTCGGGAAGATCGTCCTGACGTCCTCCTGA